A window of the Halichoerus grypus chromosome 2, mHalGry1.hap1.1, whole genome shotgun sequence genome harbors these coding sequences:
- the GAA gene encoding lysosomal alpha-glucosidase isoform X1 — MDVRWPPSSRPLLGVCTFVCLASAAFLGHVLLHDFLVVPQEQRGFSQVPEELYRARQQGASDPGPQPTPGHHGSPRAAPTQCDVPPNSRFDCAPDKAITQEQCEARGCCYRPASQWPQVPRMGQPWCFFPPSYPSYKLENLTTTETGYTATLTRNTPTFFPKDILTLRLDVLLETEGRLHFTIKDPANRRYEVPLETPRVHSRASSTLYSVEFQEEPFGVVVRRKLDGRVLLNTTVAPLFFADQFLQLSTSLPSQHITGLAEHLGSLMLSTNWTKITLWNRDIAPSPNVNLYGSHPFYLVLEDGGSAHGVFLLNSNAMDVVLQPSPALSWRSTGGILDVYIFLGPEPKSVVQQYLEVVGYPFMPPYWGLGFHLCRWGYSSTTITRQVVENMTRARFPLDTQWNDLDYMDAKRDFTFNKDGFRDFPAMVQELHQDGRRYVMIVDPAISSSSPPGSYRPYDEGLRRRVFITNETGQPLIGKVWPGLTAFPDFTSPEALDWWQDMVSEFHAQVPFDGMWIDMNEPSNFVKGSVDGCPDSDLENPPYVPGVVGGTLRAATLCASSRQFLSTHYDLHNLYGLTEALASHRALVRARGTRPFVISRSTFAGHGRYAGHWTGDVWSSWEQLSYSLPEILLFNLLGVPLVGADICGFLGNTSEELCVRWTQLGAFYPFMRNHNDLNSLPQEPYRFSETAQEAMRKALALRYALLPYLYLLFHRAHVLGETVARPLFLEFPEDPRTWTVDHQLLWGAALLITPVLEAGKVQVTGYFPPGTWYNLQTVPGEAFGSLPPPPRPPLTPAIHSKGQWVTLPAPLDTINLHLRAGHIIPLQGPGLTTTESRKQPMALLAALTANGEAQGELFWDDGESLGVLEHGDYTKVIFLARNNTIVNELVHVTSEGTSLQLRKVTILGVAVAPSQVLSNGVPVSNFTYSPDTKTLDVPVSLMMGEQFLISWS; from the exons ATGGACGTGAGGTGGCCTCCCAGCTCCCGCCCCCTGCTGGGAGTCTGCACCTTTGTCTGCCTGGCCAGCGCCGCCTTCCTGGGGCACGTCCTGCTCCATGATTTCTTGGTGGTCCCCCAAGAGCAGCGTGGCTTCTCCCAAGTACCTGAGGAGCTTTATCGTGCTCGCCAGCAGGGAGCCAGTgacccaggcccccagcccaccccagggCACCACGGCAGTCCCCGAGCAGCACCCACACAGTGTGATGTGCCCCCCAACAGCCGCTTCGACTGTGCCCCCGACAAGGCCATCACCCAGGAGCAGTGTGAGGCCCGGGGCTGCTGCTACCGGCCTGCGAGTCAGTGGCCTCAGGTCCCCCGGATGGGGCAGCCCTGGTGCTTCTTCCCACCCAGCTACCCGAGTTACAAGCTGGAGAACCTGACCACCACAGAGACAGGCTACACGGCCACCCTGACCCGCAACACCCCAACCTTCTTCCCCAAGGACATCCTGACCTTACGGCTGGATGTGCTGTTGGAGACAGAGGGCCGGCTTCACTTCACG ATCAAGGATCCCGCCAACAGGCGCTACGAGGTGCCCCTGGAGACCCCGCGTGTCCACAGCCGGGCCTCGTCCACGCTCTACAGTGTGGAGTTCCAGGAGGAGCCTTTCGGGGTGGTCGTGCGCCGGAAGCTGGACGGCCGGGTGCT GCTGAACACGACAGTGGCCCCCCTGTTCTTCGCCGACCAGTTTCTGCAGCTGTCCACCTCCCTGCCATCCCAGCACATCACAGGCCTTGCCGAGCATCTCGGCTCCCTGATGCTCAGCACCAACTGGACCAAGATCACCCTCTGGAACCGGGACATCGCCCCCTCG CCCAACGTGAACCTGTATGGGTCGCACCCTTTCTACCTGGTGCTGGAGGACGGCGGGTCAGCGCACGGGGTCTTCCTGCTGAACAGCAATGCCATGG ATGTGGTCCTGCAGCCGAGCCCGGCCCTCAGCTGGAGGTCGACAGGTGGGATCCTGGATGTGTACATCTTCCTGGGCCCTGAGCCCAAGAGCGTGGTGCAGCAGTACCTGGAAGTCGTGG GCTACCCGTTCATGCCGCCGTACTGGGGCCTGGGCTTCCACCTCTGCCGCTGGGGCTActcctccaccaccatcacccgcCAGGTGGTAGAGAACATGACCAGGGCCCGCTTCCCGCTG GACACGCAGTGGAATGACCTGGACTACATGGACGCCAAGAGGGACTTCACCTTCAACAAGGACGGTTTCAGGGACTTCCCGGCCATGGTGCAGGAGCTCCACCAGGACGGCCGGCGGTACGTGATGATCGTG GACCCGGCCATCAGCAGCTCCAGCCCCCCCGGCAGCTACCGACCCTACGACGAGGGTCTGCGGAGGAGGGTTTTCATCACCAATGAGACTGGGCAGCCCCTGATCGGGAAG GTGTGGCCCGGACTCACTGCCTTCCCCGACTTCACCAGCCCCGAGGCCCTGGACTGGTGGCAGGACATGGTGTCTGAGTTCCATGCCCAGGTGCCCTTCGACGGCATGTGGATC GACATGAACGAGCCCTCCAACTTCGTAAAGGGCTCTGTGGACGGCTGCCCCGACAGTGACCTGGAGAATCCGCCCTACGTACCAG GGGTGGTTGGCGGGACCCTGCGGGCCGCCACCCTCTGTGCGTCCAGCCGCCAGTTCCTCTCCACGCACTATGACCTGCACAACCTCTACGGCCTGACGGAAGCCCTCGCCTCGCACAG GGCCCTCGTGAGGGCTCGGGGGACGCGCCCCTTTGTGATCTCCCGCTCGACCTTCGCCGGCCACGGCCGGTACGCCGGCCACTGGACGGGGGATGTGTGGAGCAGCTGGGAGCAGCTCTCGTACTCCTTGCCAG AAATCCTGCTGTTCAACCTGCTGGGGGTGCCGCTGGTCGGGGCCGACATCTGTGGCTTCCTGGGCAACACCTCGGAGGAGCTGTGTGTGCGCTGGACCCAGCTGGGGGCCTTCTACCCGTTCATGCGGAATCACAACGACCTCAACAGCCTg CCTCAGGAGCCGTACAGGTTCAGCGAGACGGCGCAAGAAGCCATGCGGAAGGCCCTCGCCCTGCGCTACGCCTTGCTGCCCTACCTGTACTTGCTCTTCCACCGGGCCCACGTCCTGGGCGAGACCGTGGCGCGGCCCCTCTTCCTGGA GTTCCCCGAGGACCCCCGCACCTGGACCGTGGACCACCAGCTCCTGTGGGGGGCGGCTCTGCTCATCACCCCCGTGCTTGAGGCTGGGAAGGTCCAAGTGACTGGCTACTTCCCCCCTGGCACGTGGTACAACCTGCAGACG GTGCCAGGAGAGGCCTTCGGCAGCCTCCCACCTCCACCTCGGCCTCCCCTCACGCCTGCCATCCACAGCAAGGGGCAGTGGGTGACCCTGCCGGCCCCACTGGACACCATCAACCTCCACCTCCGGGCTGGGCACATCATCCCCCTGCAG GGCCCTGGCCTCACAACCACGGAGTCCCGGAAGCAGCCCATGGCCCTGCTCGCAGCCCTGACCGCAAACGGGGAGGCCCAAGGGGAGCTATTCTGGGATGACGGGGAGAGCCTGGGGGTGCTGGAGCACGGGGACTACACAAAGGTCATCTTCCTGGCCAGGAAT AACACCATCGTGAACGAGCTGGTGCATGTGACTAGCGAGGGCACCAGCCTGCAGCTGAGGAAGGTGACCATCCTGGGGGTGGCCGTGGCCCCCAGCCAGGTCCTCTCCAATGGCGTCCCTGTCTCCAACTTCACCTACAGCCCTGACACCAAG accCTGGACGTCCCTGTCTCACTGATGATGGGAGAGCAGTTTCTCATCAGTTGGTCGTAA
- the GAA gene encoding lysosomal alpha-glucosidase isoform X2: MDVRWPPSSRPLLGVCTFVCLASAAFLGHVLLHDFLVVPQEQRGFSQVPEELYRARQQGASDPGPQPTPGHHGSPRAAPTQCDVPPNSRFDCAPDKAITQEQCEARGCCYRPASQWPQVPRMGQPWCFFPPSYPSYKLENLTTTETGYTATLTRNTPTFFPKDILTLRLDVLLETEGRLHFTIKDPANRRYEVPLETPRVHSRASSTLYSVEFQEEPFGVVVRRKLDGRVLLNTTVAPLFFADQFLQLSTSLPSQHITGLAEHLGSLMLSTNWTKITLWNRDIAPSPNVNLYGSHPFYLVLEDGGSAHGVFLLNSNAMDVVLQPSPALSWRSTGGILDVYIFLGPEPKSVVQQYLEVVGYPFMPPYWGLGFHLCRWGYSSTTITRQVVENMTRARFPLDTQWNDLDYMDAKRDFTFNKDGFRDFPAMVQELHQDGRRYVMIVVWPGLTAFPDFTSPEALDWWQDMVSEFHAQVPFDGMWIDMNEPSNFVKGSVDGCPDSDLENPPYVPGVVGGTLRAATLCASSRQFLSTHYDLHNLYGLTEALASHRALVRARGTRPFVISRSTFAGHGRYAGHWTGDVWSSWEQLSYSLPEILLFNLLGVPLVGADICGFLGNTSEELCVRWTQLGAFYPFMRNHNDLNSLPQEPYRFSETAQEAMRKALALRYALLPYLYLLFHRAHVLGETVARPLFLEFPEDPRTWTVDHQLLWGAALLITPVLEAGKVQVTGYFPPGTWYNLQTVPGEAFGSLPPPPRPPLTPAIHSKGQWVTLPAPLDTINLHLRAGHIIPLQGPGLTTTESRKQPMALLAALTANGEAQGELFWDDGESLGVLEHGDYTKVIFLARNNTIVNELVHVTSEGTSLQLRKVTILGVAVAPSQVLSNGVPVSNFTYSPDTKTLDVPVSLMMGEQFLISWS; this comes from the exons ATGGACGTGAGGTGGCCTCCCAGCTCCCGCCCCCTGCTGGGAGTCTGCACCTTTGTCTGCCTGGCCAGCGCCGCCTTCCTGGGGCACGTCCTGCTCCATGATTTCTTGGTGGTCCCCCAAGAGCAGCGTGGCTTCTCCCAAGTACCTGAGGAGCTTTATCGTGCTCGCCAGCAGGGAGCCAGTgacccaggcccccagcccaccccagggCACCACGGCAGTCCCCGAGCAGCACCCACACAGTGTGATGTGCCCCCCAACAGCCGCTTCGACTGTGCCCCCGACAAGGCCATCACCCAGGAGCAGTGTGAGGCCCGGGGCTGCTGCTACCGGCCTGCGAGTCAGTGGCCTCAGGTCCCCCGGATGGGGCAGCCCTGGTGCTTCTTCCCACCCAGCTACCCGAGTTACAAGCTGGAGAACCTGACCACCACAGAGACAGGCTACACGGCCACCCTGACCCGCAACACCCCAACCTTCTTCCCCAAGGACATCCTGACCTTACGGCTGGATGTGCTGTTGGAGACAGAGGGCCGGCTTCACTTCACG ATCAAGGATCCCGCCAACAGGCGCTACGAGGTGCCCCTGGAGACCCCGCGTGTCCACAGCCGGGCCTCGTCCACGCTCTACAGTGTGGAGTTCCAGGAGGAGCCTTTCGGGGTGGTCGTGCGCCGGAAGCTGGACGGCCGGGTGCT GCTGAACACGACAGTGGCCCCCCTGTTCTTCGCCGACCAGTTTCTGCAGCTGTCCACCTCCCTGCCATCCCAGCACATCACAGGCCTTGCCGAGCATCTCGGCTCCCTGATGCTCAGCACCAACTGGACCAAGATCACCCTCTGGAACCGGGACATCGCCCCCTCG CCCAACGTGAACCTGTATGGGTCGCACCCTTTCTACCTGGTGCTGGAGGACGGCGGGTCAGCGCACGGGGTCTTCCTGCTGAACAGCAATGCCATGG ATGTGGTCCTGCAGCCGAGCCCGGCCCTCAGCTGGAGGTCGACAGGTGGGATCCTGGATGTGTACATCTTCCTGGGCCCTGAGCCCAAGAGCGTGGTGCAGCAGTACCTGGAAGTCGTGG GCTACCCGTTCATGCCGCCGTACTGGGGCCTGGGCTTCCACCTCTGCCGCTGGGGCTActcctccaccaccatcacccgcCAGGTGGTAGAGAACATGACCAGGGCCCGCTTCCCGCTG GACACGCAGTGGAATGACCTGGACTACATGGACGCCAAGAGGGACTTCACCTTCAACAAGGACGGTTTCAGGGACTTCCCGGCCATGGTGCAGGAGCTCCACCAGGACGGCCGGCGGTACGTGATGATCGTG GTGTGGCCCGGACTCACTGCCTTCCCCGACTTCACCAGCCCCGAGGCCCTGGACTGGTGGCAGGACATGGTGTCTGAGTTCCATGCCCAGGTGCCCTTCGACGGCATGTGGATC GACATGAACGAGCCCTCCAACTTCGTAAAGGGCTCTGTGGACGGCTGCCCCGACAGTGACCTGGAGAATCCGCCCTACGTACCAG GGGTGGTTGGCGGGACCCTGCGGGCCGCCACCCTCTGTGCGTCCAGCCGCCAGTTCCTCTCCACGCACTATGACCTGCACAACCTCTACGGCCTGACGGAAGCCCTCGCCTCGCACAG GGCCCTCGTGAGGGCTCGGGGGACGCGCCCCTTTGTGATCTCCCGCTCGACCTTCGCCGGCCACGGCCGGTACGCCGGCCACTGGACGGGGGATGTGTGGAGCAGCTGGGAGCAGCTCTCGTACTCCTTGCCAG AAATCCTGCTGTTCAACCTGCTGGGGGTGCCGCTGGTCGGGGCCGACATCTGTGGCTTCCTGGGCAACACCTCGGAGGAGCTGTGTGTGCGCTGGACCCAGCTGGGGGCCTTCTACCCGTTCATGCGGAATCACAACGACCTCAACAGCCTg CCTCAGGAGCCGTACAGGTTCAGCGAGACGGCGCAAGAAGCCATGCGGAAGGCCCTCGCCCTGCGCTACGCCTTGCTGCCCTACCTGTACTTGCTCTTCCACCGGGCCCACGTCCTGGGCGAGACCGTGGCGCGGCCCCTCTTCCTGGA GTTCCCCGAGGACCCCCGCACCTGGACCGTGGACCACCAGCTCCTGTGGGGGGCGGCTCTGCTCATCACCCCCGTGCTTGAGGCTGGGAAGGTCCAAGTGACTGGCTACTTCCCCCCTGGCACGTGGTACAACCTGCAGACG GTGCCAGGAGAGGCCTTCGGCAGCCTCCCACCTCCACCTCGGCCTCCCCTCACGCCTGCCATCCACAGCAAGGGGCAGTGGGTGACCCTGCCGGCCCCACTGGACACCATCAACCTCCACCTCCGGGCTGGGCACATCATCCCCCTGCAG GGCCCTGGCCTCACAACCACGGAGTCCCGGAAGCAGCCCATGGCCCTGCTCGCAGCCCTGACCGCAAACGGGGAGGCCCAAGGGGAGCTATTCTGGGATGACGGGGAGAGCCTGGGGGTGCTGGAGCACGGGGACTACACAAAGGTCATCTTCCTGGCCAGGAAT AACACCATCGTGAACGAGCTGGTGCATGTGACTAGCGAGGGCACCAGCCTGCAGCTGAGGAAGGTGACCATCCTGGGGGTGGCCGTGGCCCCCAGCCAGGTCCTCTCCAATGGCGTCCCTGTCTCCAACTTCACCTACAGCCCTGACACCAAG accCTGGACGTCCCTGTCTCACTGATGATGGGAGAGCAGTTTCTCATCAGTTGGTCGTAA
- the GAA gene encoding lysosomal alpha-glucosidase isoform X3: MDVRWPPSSRPLLGVCTFVCLASAAFLGHVLLHDFLVVPQEQRGFSQVPEELYRARQQGASDPGPQPTPGHHGSPRAAPTQCDVPPNSRFDCAPDKAITQEQCEARGCCYRPASQWPQVPRMGQPWCFFPPSYPSYKLENLTTTETGYTATLTRNTPTFFPKDILTLRLDVLLETEGRLHFTIKDPANRRYEVPLETPRVHSRASSTLYSVEFQEEPFGVVVRRKLDGRVLLNTTVAPLFFADQFLQLSTSLPSQHITGLAEHLGSLMLSTNWTKITLWNRDIAPSPNVNLYGSHPFYLVLEDGGSAHGVFLLNSNAMDVVLQPSPALSWRSTGGILDVYIFLGPEPKSVVQQYLEVVGYPFMPPYWGLGFHLCRWGYSSTTITRQVVENMTRARFPLDTQWNDLDYMDAKRDFTFNKDGFRDFPAMVQELHQDGRRYVMIVDPAISSSSPPGSYRPYDEGLRRRVFITNETGQPLIGKVWPGLTAFPDFTSPEALDWWQDMVSEFHAQVPFDGMWIDMNEPSNFVKGSVDGCPDSDLENPPYVPGVVGGTLRAATLCASSRQFLSTHYDLHNLYGLTEALASHRALVRARGTRPFVISRSTFAGHGRYAGHWTGDVWSSWEQLSYSLPEILLFNLLGVPLVGADICGFLGNTSEELCVRWTQLGAFYPFMRNHNDLNSLPQEPYRFSETAQEAMRKALALRYALLPYLYLLFHRAHVLGETVARPLFLEFPEDPRTWTVDHQLLWGAALLITPVLEAGKVQVTGYFPPGTWYNLQTVPGEAFGSLPPPPRPPLTPAIHSKGQWVTLPAPLDTINLHLRAGHIIPLQGVCIGQSEPSAVGCPVDPACLQHGAVPAQCLSCPDCGCLCQA, encoded by the exons ATGGACGTGAGGTGGCCTCCCAGCTCCCGCCCCCTGCTGGGAGTCTGCACCTTTGTCTGCCTGGCCAGCGCCGCCTTCCTGGGGCACGTCCTGCTCCATGATTTCTTGGTGGTCCCCCAAGAGCAGCGTGGCTTCTCCCAAGTACCTGAGGAGCTTTATCGTGCTCGCCAGCAGGGAGCCAGTgacccaggcccccagcccaccccagggCACCACGGCAGTCCCCGAGCAGCACCCACACAGTGTGATGTGCCCCCCAACAGCCGCTTCGACTGTGCCCCCGACAAGGCCATCACCCAGGAGCAGTGTGAGGCCCGGGGCTGCTGCTACCGGCCTGCGAGTCAGTGGCCTCAGGTCCCCCGGATGGGGCAGCCCTGGTGCTTCTTCCCACCCAGCTACCCGAGTTACAAGCTGGAGAACCTGACCACCACAGAGACAGGCTACACGGCCACCCTGACCCGCAACACCCCAACCTTCTTCCCCAAGGACATCCTGACCTTACGGCTGGATGTGCTGTTGGAGACAGAGGGCCGGCTTCACTTCACG ATCAAGGATCCCGCCAACAGGCGCTACGAGGTGCCCCTGGAGACCCCGCGTGTCCACAGCCGGGCCTCGTCCACGCTCTACAGTGTGGAGTTCCAGGAGGAGCCTTTCGGGGTGGTCGTGCGCCGGAAGCTGGACGGCCGGGTGCT GCTGAACACGACAGTGGCCCCCCTGTTCTTCGCCGACCAGTTTCTGCAGCTGTCCACCTCCCTGCCATCCCAGCACATCACAGGCCTTGCCGAGCATCTCGGCTCCCTGATGCTCAGCACCAACTGGACCAAGATCACCCTCTGGAACCGGGACATCGCCCCCTCG CCCAACGTGAACCTGTATGGGTCGCACCCTTTCTACCTGGTGCTGGAGGACGGCGGGTCAGCGCACGGGGTCTTCCTGCTGAACAGCAATGCCATGG ATGTGGTCCTGCAGCCGAGCCCGGCCCTCAGCTGGAGGTCGACAGGTGGGATCCTGGATGTGTACATCTTCCTGGGCCCTGAGCCCAAGAGCGTGGTGCAGCAGTACCTGGAAGTCGTGG GCTACCCGTTCATGCCGCCGTACTGGGGCCTGGGCTTCCACCTCTGCCGCTGGGGCTActcctccaccaccatcacccgcCAGGTGGTAGAGAACATGACCAGGGCCCGCTTCCCGCTG GACACGCAGTGGAATGACCTGGACTACATGGACGCCAAGAGGGACTTCACCTTCAACAAGGACGGTTTCAGGGACTTCCCGGCCATGGTGCAGGAGCTCCACCAGGACGGCCGGCGGTACGTGATGATCGTG GACCCGGCCATCAGCAGCTCCAGCCCCCCCGGCAGCTACCGACCCTACGACGAGGGTCTGCGGAGGAGGGTTTTCATCACCAATGAGACTGGGCAGCCCCTGATCGGGAAG GTGTGGCCCGGACTCACTGCCTTCCCCGACTTCACCAGCCCCGAGGCCCTGGACTGGTGGCAGGACATGGTGTCTGAGTTCCATGCCCAGGTGCCCTTCGACGGCATGTGGATC GACATGAACGAGCCCTCCAACTTCGTAAAGGGCTCTGTGGACGGCTGCCCCGACAGTGACCTGGAGAATCCGCCCTACGTACCAG GGGTGGTTGGCGGGACCCTGCGGGCCGCCACCCTCTGTGCGTCCAGCCGCCAGTTCCTCTCCACGCACTATGACCTGCACAACCTCTACGGCCTGACGGAAGCCCTCGCCTCGCACAG GGCCCTCGTGAGGGCTCGGGGGACGCGCCCCTTTGTGATCTCCCGCTCGACCTTCGCCGGCCACGGCCGGTACGCCGGCCACTGGACGGGGGATGTGTGGAGCAGCTGGGAGCAGCTCTCGTACTCCTTGCCAG AAATCCTGCTGTTCAACCTGCTGGGGGTGCCGCTGGTCGGGGCCGACATCTGTGGCTTCCTGGGCAACACCTCGGAGGAGCTGTGTGTGCGCTGGACCCAGCTGGGGGCCTTCTACCCGTTCATGCGGAATCACAACGACCTCAACAGCCTg CCTCAGGAGCCGTACAGGTTCAGCGAGACGGCGCAAGAAGCCATGCGGAAGGCCCTCGCCCTGCGCTACGCCTTGCTGCCCTACCTGTACTTGCTCTTCCACCGGGCCCACGTCCTGGGCGAGACCGTGGCGCGGCCCCTCTTCCTGGA GTTCCCCGAGGACCCCCGCACCTGGACCGTGGACCACCAGCTCCTGTGGGGGGCGGCTCTGCTCATCACCCCCGTGCTTGAGGCTGGGAAGGTCCAAGTGACTGGCTACTTCCCCCCTGGCACGTGGTACAACCTGCAGACG GTGCCAGGAGAGGCCTTCGGCAGCCTCCCACCTCCACCTCGGCCTCCCCTCACGCCTGCCATCCACAGCAAGGGGCAGTGGGTGACCCTGCCGGCCCCACTGGACACCATCAACCTCCACCTCCGGGCTGGGCACATCATCCCCCTGCAG GGTGTCTGCATTGGCCAGAGTGAGCCCTCGGCTGTAGGCTGTCCTGTGGATCCTGCTTGCTTGCAGCACGGAGCTGTCCCAGCCCAGTGTCTTTCCTGTCCTGATTGTGGATGCCTCTGCCAGGCCTGA
- the GAA gene encoding lysosomal alpha-glucosidase isoform X4 gives MDVRWPPSSRPLLGVCTFVCLASAAFLGHVLLHDFLVVPQEQRGFSQVPEELYRARQQGASDPGPQPTPGHHGSPRAAPTQCDVPPNSRFDCAPDKAITQEQCEARGCCYRPASQWPQVPRMGQPWCFFPPSYPSYKLENLTTTETGYTATLTRNTPTFFPKDILTLRLDVLLETEGRLHFTIKDPANRRYEVPLETPRVHSRASSTLYSVEFQEEPFGVVVRRKLDGRVLLNTTVAPLFFADQFLQLSTSLPSQHITGLAEHLGSLMLSTNWTKITLWNRDIAPSPNVNLYGSHPFYLVLEDGGSAHGVFLLNSNAMDVVLQPSPALSWRSTGGILDVYIFLGPEPKSVVQQYLEVVGYPFMPPYWGLGFHLCRWGYSSTTITRQVVENMTRARFPLDTQWNDLDYMDAKRDFTFNKDGFRDFPAMVQELHQDGRRYVMIVDPAISSSSPPGSYRPYDEGLRRRVFITNETGQPLIGKVWPGLTAFPDFTSPEALDWWQDMVSEFHAQVPFDGMWIDMNEPSNFVKGSVDGCPDSDLENPPYVPGVVGGTLRAATLCASSRQFLSTHYDLHNLYGLTEALASHRALVRARGTRPFVISRSTFAGHGRYAGHWTGDVWSSWEQLSYSLPEILLFNLLGVPLVGADICGFLGNTSEELCVRWTQLGAFYPFMRNHNDLNSLPQEPYRFSETAQEAMRKALALRYALLPYLYLLFHRAHVLGETVARPLFLENRILGLPSVQNYKGNRTRVVSVPDSHGRRRLVVGPGLASSRPAVRKFATREPWTAPCPECVAGERACPLPTPSSGWNPPRRGPPSILWLLALP, from the exons ATGGACGTGAGGTGGCCTCCCAGCTCCCGCCCCCTGCTGGGAGTCTGCACCTTTGTCTGCCTGGCCAGCGCCGCCTTCCTGGGGCACGTCCTGCTCCATGATTTCTTGGTGGTCCCCCAAGAGCAGCGTGGCTTCTCCCAAGTACCTGAGGAGCTTTATCGTGCTCGCCAGCAGGGAGCCAGTgacccaggcccccagcccaccccagggCACCACGGCAGTCCCCGAGCAGCACCCACACAGTGTGATGTGCCCCCCAACAGCCGCTTCGACTGTGCCCCCGACAAGGCCATCACCCAGGAGCAGTGTGAGGCCCGGGGCTGCTGCTACCGGCCTGCGAGTCAGTGGCCTCAGGTCCCCCGGATGGGGCAGCCCTGGTGCTTCTTCCCACCCAGCTACCCGAGTTACAAGCTGGAGAACCTGACCACCACAGAGACAGGCTACACGGCCACCCTGACCCGCAACACCCCAACCTTCTTCCCCAAGGACATCCTGACCTTACGGCTGGATGTGCTGTTGGAGACAGAGGGCCGGCTTCACTTCACG ATCAAGGATCCCGCCAACAGGCGCTACGAGGTGCCCCTGGAGACCCCGCGTGTCCACAGCCGGGCCTCGTCCACGCTCTACAGTGTGGAGTTCCAGGAGGAGCCTTTCGGGGTGGTCGTGCGCCGGAAGCTGGACGGCCGGGTGCT GCTGAACACGACAGTGGCCCCCCTGTTCTTCGCCGACCAGTTTCTGCAGCTGTCCACCTCCCTGCCATCCCAGCACATCACAGGCCTTGCCGAGCATCTCGGCTCCCTGATGCTCAGCACCAACTGGACCAAGATCACCCTCTGGAACCGGGACATCGCCCCCTCG CCCAACGTGAACCTGTATGGGTCGCACCCTTTCTACCTGGTGCTGGAGGACGGCGGGTCAGCGCACGGGGTCTTCCTGCTGAACAGCAATGCCATGG ATGTGGTCCTGCAGCCGAGCCCGGCCCTCAGCTGGAGGTCGACAGGTGGGATCCTGGATGTGTACATCTTCCTGGGCCCTGAGCCCAAGAGCGTGGTGCAGCAGTACCTGGAAGTCGTGG GCTACCCGTTCATGCCGCCGTACTGGGGCCTGGGCTTCCACCTCTGCCGCTGGGGCTActcctccaccaccatcacccgcCAGGTGGTAGAGAACATGACCAGGGCCCGCTTCCCGCTG GACACGCAGTGGAATGACCTGGACTACATGGACGCCAAGAGGGACTTCACCTTCAACAAGGACGGTTTCAGGGACTTCCCGGCCATGGTGCAGGAGCTCCACCAGGACGGCCGGCGGTACGTGATGATCGTG GACCCGGCCATCAGCAGCTCCAGCCCCCCCGGCAGCTACCGACCCTACGACGAGGGTCTGCGGAGGAGGGTTTTCATCACCAATGAGACTGGGCAGCCCCTGATCGGGAAG GTGTGGCCCGGACTCACTGCCTTCCCCGACTTCACCAGCCCCGAGGCCCTGGACTGGTGGCAGGACATGGTGTCTGAGTTCCATGCCCAGGTGCCCTTCGACGGCATGTGGATC GACATGAACGAGCCCTCCAACTTCGTAAAGGGCTCTGTGGACGGCTGCCCCGACAGTGACCTGGAGAATCCGCCCTACGTACCAG GGGTGGTTGGCGGGACCCTGCGGGCCGCCACCCTCTGTGCGTCCAGCCGCCAGTTCCTCTCCACGCACTATGACCTGCACAACCTCTACGGCCTGACGGAAGCCCTCGCCTCGCACAG GGCCCTCGTGAGGGCTCGGGGGACGCGCCCCTTTGTGATCTCCCGCTCGACCTTCGCCGGCCACGGCCGGTACGCCGGCCACTGGACGGGGGATGTGTGGAGCAGCTGGGAGCAGCTCTCGTACTCCTTGCCAG AAATCCTGCTGTTCAACCTGCTGGGGGTGCCGCTGGTCGGGGCCGACATCTGTGGCTTCCTGGGCAACACCTCGGAGGAGCTGTGTGTGCGCTGGACCCAGCTGGGGGCCTTCTACCCGTTCATGCGGAATCACAACGACCTCAACAGCCTg CCTCAGGAGCCGTACAGGTTCAGCGAGACGGCGCAAGAAGCCATGCGGAAGGCCCTCGCCCTGCGCTACGCCTTGCTGCCCTACCTGTACTTGCTCTTCCACCGGGCCCACGTCCTGGGCGAGACCGTGGCGCGGCCCCTCTTCCTGGA AAACAGAATATTAGGACTTCCCTCAGTGCAGAATTATAAAGGCAACCGAACTAGGGTGGTCAGTGTCCCAGACTCACACGGAAGACGCAGACTGGTGGTAGGACCCGGACTAGCCAGCAGCAGACCAGCGGTCAGGAAGTTTGCCACACGGGAGCCATGGACGGCGCCCTGCCCGGAGTGTGTGGCCGGGGAGAGGGCCTGCCCACTGCCCACGCCGAGCTCTGGCTGGAACCCGCCTCGCCGTGGCCCACCCAGCATCCTCTGGCTCCTTGCGCTTCCCTGA